A single genomic interval of Cyprinus carpio isolate SPL01 chromosome B24, ASM1834038v1, whole genome shotgun sequence harbors:
- the LOC109062195 gene encoding vesicular glutamate transporter 1-like isoform X1 has protein sequence MEVRPERFKAAAAKTLGRINRVLEKRQENGETIELSAEGRPQLQEEKELPVVDCTCFGLPRRYIIAILSGLGFCISFGIRCNLGVAVVSMVNNHTVYREGKPYVVKAQFSWDPETVGMIHGSFFWGYIVTQIPGGFICQKFAANRVFGFAVVATSVLNMIIPTAARFHFSCVIIVRILQGLVEGVSYPACHGIWAKWAPPLERSRLATTAFCGSYAGAVIAMPLAGVLVQYSGWSSVFYVYGSFGVCWYLFWILVSYESPAAHPTITPEERKYIEDAIGESAGLMNPVTKFNTPWRRFFTSMPVYAIIVANFCRSWTFYLLLISQPAYFEEVFKFEISKVGILSALPHLVMTIVVPIGGQLADYLRSHNIMTTTNVRKLMNCGGFGLEATFLLVVGFSHTKGVAISFLVLAVGFSGFAISGFNVNHLDIAPRYASILMGISNGVGTLSGMVCPLIVGAMTKNKTREEWQYVFLIASLVHYGGVIFYGIFASGEKQPWAEPENMSEDKCGILGEDELANETEELYRSVGGGYGATVQSGDPNGAGTGGGGAGGSWVSDWDKTEEYVQPVGTNSFLYGGEGNERMIVRLRDQQ, from the exons ATGGAGGTCAGACCTGAACGCTTTAAAGCAGCAGCGGCGAAAACACTTGGACGGATAAACCG GGTTCTAGAGAAGCGTCAGGAGAATGGAGAGACTATCGAGTTGTCGGCAGAAGGTCGTCCACAGCTGCAGGAGGAGAAGGAGCTTCCCGTGGTGGACTGTACATGTTTTGGTCTGCCGCGCCGCTACATCATCGCCATATTATCAGGTCTGGGGTTCTGCATCTCGTTCGGCATCCGCTGTAATCTGGGCGTCGCCGTCGTTAGCATGGTGAACAACCACACCGTCTATAGAGAAGGCAAGCCGTACGTTGTG AAAGCTCAGTTCTCCTGGGATCCAGAGACTGTAGGAATGATTCATGGCTCGTTTTTTTGGGGATATATAGTCACTCAGATTCCTGGAGGTTTCATATGTCAGAAATTTGCAGCTAACAG gGTTTTTGGCTTTGCAGTCGTGGCCACGTCTGTCTTGAATATGATAATTCCCACAGCAGCACGATTTCACTTCAGCTGTGTGATTATAGTCAGGATACTACAGGGACTGGTGgag GGCGTATCTTACCCAGCATGCCACGGGATCTGGGCGAAATGGGCCCCGCCCCTCGAGAGAAGCAGATTGGCCACAACAGCGTTCTGTG GCTCGTATGCAGGAGCTGTGATAGCCATGCCGTTAGCTGGAGTTCTGGTTCAGTACTCAGGCTGGTCCTCAGTCTTCTATGTATACG gTAGTTTCGGGGTCTGCTGGTATTTGTTCTGGATTCTGGTGTCGTATGAGAGTCCAGCAGCTCATCCCACCATCACTCCGGAGGAGAGGAAGTACATCGAAGACGCCATCGGAGAATCGGCTGGACTGATGAACCCGGTGACG AAGTTCAACACTCCCTGGCGACGGTTCTTCACATCTATGCCTGTCTACGCCATCATCGTGGCCAATTTCTGCAGGAGCTGGACCTTTTACCTGCTGCTCATCAGTCAGCCGGCGTATTTCGAGGAGGTGTTTAAGTTTGAGATCAGCAAG GTGGGGATCCTCTCGGCTCTTCCTCATCTGGTGATGACCATCGTGGTGCCGATCGGAGGACAGCTGGCTGATTACCTGAGGAGTCACAACATCATGACCACCACCAACGTCAGGAAACTCATGAACTGTGGAG GTTTCGGGTTGGAGGCCACATTTCTTCTGGTTGTGGGTTTCTCTCACACTAAGGGTGTCGCCATCTCTTTTCTGGTCCTTGCTGTTGGATTCAGTGGTTTTGCTATCTCAG GGTTCAATGTCAATCATCTGGACATCGCTCCACGTTACGCCAGTATTCTGATGGGCATCTCTAACGGTGTCGGGACGCTCTCTGGCATGGTGTGTCCTCTGATCGTCGGTGCCATGACCAAAAACAAG ACGCGGGAGGAGTGGCAGTATGTGTTTctcattgcatcacttgttcattATGGTGGAGTTATCTTCTACG GCATCTTTGCGTCAGGAGAGAAGCAGCCGTGGGCGGAGCCAGAGAACATGAGCGAGGACAAATGTGGAATACTAGGAGAAGACGAGCTGGCGAATGAAACGGAGGAGCTGTACCGCTCAGTGGGTGGCGGCTACGGAGCGACCGTCCAATCAGGTGACCCCAATGGGGCGGGGACTGGAGGGGGCGGAGCTGGTGGAAGCTGGGTCTCAGACTGGGACAAAACAGAGGAATACGTCCAACCTGTGGGAACGAACAGCTTCCTGTACGGAGGAGAGGGCAATGAACGGATGATTGTGAGGCTCAGAGATCAACAGTAA
- the LOC109062195 gene encoding vesicular glutamate transporter 1-like isoform X2: MEVRPERFKAAAAKTLGRINRVLEKRQENGETIELSAEGRPQLQEEKELPVVDCTCFGLPRRYIIAILSGLGFCISFGIRCNLGVAVVSMVNNHTVYREGKPYVVKAQFSWDPETVGMIHGSFFWGYIVTQIPGGFICQKFAANRVFGFAVVATSVLNMIIPTAARFHFSCVIIVRILQGLVEGVSYPACHGIWAKWAPPLERSRLATTAFCGSYAGAVIAMPLAGVLVQYSGWSSVFYVYGSFGVCWYLFWILVSYESPAAHPTITPEERKYIEDAIGESAGLMNPVTKFNTPWRRFFTSMPVYAIIVANFCRSWTFYLLLISQPAYFEEVFKFEISKVGILSALPHLVMTIVVPIGGQLADYLRSHNIMTTTNVRKLMNCGGFGLEATFLLVVGFSHTKGVAISFLVLAVGFSGFAISGFNVNHLDIAPRYASILMGISNGVGTLSGMVCPLIVGAMTKNKASLRQERSSRGRSQRT; encoded by the exons ATGGAGGTCAGACCTGAACGCTTTAAAGCAGCAGCGGCGAAAACACTTGGACGGATAAACCG GGTTCTAGAGAAGCGTCAGGAGAATGGAGAGACTATCGAGTTGTCGGCAGAAGGTCGTCCACAGCTGCAGGAGGAGAAGGAGCTTCCCGTGGTGGACTGTACATGTTTTGGTCTGCCGCGCCGCTACATCATCGCCATATTATCAGGTCTGGGGTTCTGCATCTCGTTCGGCATCCGCTGTAATCTGGGCGTCGCCGTCGTTAGCATGGTGAACAACCACACCGTCTATAGAGAAGGCAAGCCGTACGTTGTG AAAGCTCAGTTCTCCTGGGATCCAGAGACTGTAGGAATGATTCATGGCTCGTTTTTTTGGGGATATATAGTCACTCAGATTCCTGGAGGTTTCATATGTCAGAAATTTGCAGCTAACAG gGTTTTTGGCTTTGCAGTCGTGGCCACGTCTGTCTTGAATATGATAATTCCCACAGCAGCACGATTTCACTTCAGCTGTGTGATTATAGTCAGGATACTACAGGGACTGGTGgag GGCGTATCTTACCCAGCATGCCACGGGATCTGGGCGAAATGGGCCCCGCCCCTCGAGAGAAGCAGATTGGCCACAACAGCGTTCTGTG GCTCGTATGCAGGAGCTGTGATAGCCATGCCGTTAGCTGGAGTTCTGGTTCAGTACTCAGGCTGGTCCTCAGTCTTCTATGTATACG gTAGTTTCGGGGTCTGCTGGTATTTGTTCTGGATTCTGGTGTCGTATGAGAGTCCAGCAGCTCATCCCACCATCACTCCGGAGGAGAGGAAGTACATCGAAGACGCCATCGGAGAATCGGCTGGACTGATGAACCCGGTGACG AAGTTCAACACTCCCTGGCGACGGTTCTTCACATCTATGCCTGTCTACGCCATCATCGTGGCCAATTTCTGCAGGAGCTGGACCTTTTACCTGCTGCTCATCAGTCAGCCGGCGTATTTCGAGGAGGTGTTTAAGTTTGAGATCAGCAAG GTGGGGATCCTCTCGGCTCTTCCTCATCTGGTGATGACCATCGTGGTGCCGATCGGAGGACAGCTGGCTGATTACCTGAGGAGTCACAACATCATGACCACCACCAACGTCAGGAAACTCATGAACTGTGGAG GTTTCGGGTTGGAGGCCACATTTCTTCTGGTTGTGGGTTTCTCTCACACTAAGGGTGTCGCCATCTCTTTTCTGGTCCTTGCTGTTGGATTCAGTGGTTTTGCTATCTCAG GGTTCAATGTCAATCATCTGGACATCGCTCCACGTTACGCCAGTATTCTGATGGGCATCTCTAACGGTGTCGGGACGCTCTCTGGCATGGTGTGTCCTCTGATCGTCGGTGCCATGACCAAAAACAAG GCATCTTTGCGTCAGGAGAGAAGCAGCCGTGGGCGGAGCCAGAGAACATGA